GTCGTGAGCTATCTCTGGTCGCTGCCCGCCGACCTACGCCAGCCGCTCGCGGACGTGAGGCGGCAGGCGGATGCCGCGGTCACCGCCTACCACCTGGGCGAGCGGGATGCGGCGGAGCTGGCCGCGGACGCCTACCTCTCGTTCGAGCCGCTCGAGGCGCGCCTCGGGGTCGACGATCCCGAGGCCGTGCGCGGGGTGGAGGCCGCTTTCCTCCGCTTGCGCACCGCGCTCCGGCGGCCGGCGGCCGGAAGGGAGGTCGACGAGGCTGCCGGGGCGGTCGGTGATGCGCTCCAGGTCGCCGCGTCAGCGGCCTCCGTTGCGAACCCTCGTCCCATCTCTCACCTCGGGGTCGGATGGATCGCGGGCGCCGTCCTCGTCGGGACTGTCTTGTCCGTCTTCGTGGTGATACGTATAATTACCGTACGTTACCATGGCCAAGACGGCCCTCAGACGCGAACGCGAGAAGTGGACCCTGTCGTTTGACTCCGCCCTCAAGGAGTTCGTCGTCCGTGCGGCCAGGCGGCGCGGCGTCTACCCGGTGACCTTGCTGGAAGAGCTCGTGCGAGAGAAGTTCAACCCGTACGGGCACACCGAGGTCAGGGACAGCGTCGAATACGTCCGCATGCTCCGCCGCCGCTCCCGCAACCGATCGGATGCGGCGTTCCTCGGAGAGATCCGGACGTGGCAGCGGTCCAGATCCTCGTAGACACCGACATCCTCATCGACTACTTCAACGCCGGCGACCACAGTCAGCGGCTCGACAGTCCCGGCACCCGCGTCTACTACTCCATCGTCACGCAGAAGGAGCTCCTCGCGAAGCGCGGCCTGAGCGCGGCCGAGCGTCGAGCCATCCGGATCGCACTCGGGCGGTTCCGGCTCGTTCCGCTGAGCCGCGCCGTTACCGAACGCTACTCGCTTCTGCGCCGCCAGTACCCGAGCCTCGAGAAGGAGGACGCGCTGGTCGCAGCGACGGCGCTCGTCAAGCGGCTTCCGCTGATGACCCGCAACTGGCGCCACTTCCGACAGATCGCCGGGCTCACGCTCTACGGCGGCCGGTAGGGGACCGACCTTCACCCACGGCAGGTCCTGGAACGGCTGCGACCTGCAGTTTGCTGCGTGGGAAGCAGCGTTGCTGCCGGGGGCATGTGCACGATCGCGCAGCGCTGCGGTCCGGAAGGACGCCGCCGCCGGATCGATCCCCGCGCAGCACAAGCCGGCGAGGACGGCGGGGAGACCCGCGAGGAGATCCGCAGGGCGGCCTCCCACCGTGCCCGTCTTTCCACGAGGGCCGAGCGGTGGATGCCTGGCCTCTGCTTTCCGCAGTGCGCGGTCCCCATGGGGCGCACAGCGCTCCCGGCAGACATGGCACGCGCCTTGAAGTGAGCCACCGAGCCGTTGGCCGGGGGGTCCAAGGGCTAGGAAGGTAGCAATATGACACGGAGACCCCTCGGTTCGTCGATCGCAACGTGGCTGCTCACGGGAGTGCTTCTCGCCGCCGCCACCCCGGCCGAATCCATCGACCTCCGGTTCAGCGGAGCCCAGGTGAACGGCACCGGAGACGTGACGGGGCTGAACGGCGCATACGGCGTGACGGTCAGCCCCGATGGCAAGCAGGTCTACGTCGCGGGTGAGCTCGACAACGCGCTCGCCGTCTTCAGCCGCGATCCCGCCACGGGTGCGCTCACGTTCGTCGAGGTCGAGCACGACACCGTCGGCGGCGTCGCGGGCCTGAAGGGCGCCCACGCGGTCGTCCTCAGCCCGGACGGCGCACACGTCTACGTGGCCTCCTCGGTGGCCGACGCCGTGGTCGTGTTCAGCCGCGACGCGGCGAGCGGCGCGCTCTCCTTCGTCGAGACGAAGCGGGACAACAAGGGAAAGGTGAACGGTCTCAACGGGGCGGAGTCCGTGGCCGTCAGTCCCGATGGCCTCCACGTCTACGTCGCCGGGCGCAACGACAACGCGATCGCAGTCTTCGAGCGCGACGTCGCCAGCGGGATGCTGACCTTCGTGGAGGAGCAGCGCAGCGGCACCGGCGGCGTCGAGGGCCTCCTCGGGGCGAAGTCGGTGGCCGTCAGCCCCGACGGTGCCCACGTCTACGCTGCCGGCTCCCTCGACGACGCGGTCGCCGTCTTCGGCCGCGACGCGACGACGGGGAAGCTCACGTTCGTCGAGGCGCAACGCGAAGGGGCCAACGGCATCACGGGCCTGGCGGGTGCGCGCGCCGTCACGCTCAGCCCGGACGGCGCGGATCTCTACGTCGCGGGCGCCACCGACGACGCGCTCGCGGTCTTCAGCCGCGACGCGGCGACGGGGAGGCTCACCTTCGTCGAAGCGCAGCACGACGGCGCTGGCGGGGTGAATGGCCTGAACGGCGCGAACGCGGTGGCGATCAGCCCGGACGGCACGTACGTTTACGTCACGGGCAGCGTGGACGGGGCGCTCGCGGTGTTCCAGCGCGACGCCGCCACCGGGGCGCTGACGTTCGTCGAGCAGAAGCGAAACGGGGTGGGTGGCGTGGCGGGCCTCCACGGCGCCGCGGCGGTGGCGGTCAGCCCCGACGGCTACAGCATCTACGCCACCGGCTCCACGAGTGACGCCGTGGCCGACTTCGAGGTGCGGCGCTGCAGCGACGGCGTCCTCGACCCCGACGAGCAGTGCGACGACGGGAATCGCGAGGACGGCGACTGCTGCTCTTCGAGCTGCCAGCTCGAGCCGGCGACGACGGTGTGCCGGCCTGCGACAGGCCCCTGCGACGTGACCGAGCTCTGCACCGGGTCCAGCCCGACCTGCCCGGCCGATGCCTTCGAGCCCGCAACGTTCGAGTGCCGCCCGGCGGCTGGCCCGTGCGACGAGGCCGAGCTCTGCACCGGGACGAGCAGCGGGTGTCCGGTCGATACCTTCAAGCCGGCGACGTTCGAGTGCCGCCCCGCGGCCGGGGACTGCGACGTCGCGGAAGCCTGCACGGGGCTGAGCGCCGCCTGCCCGTCCGATCGGAAGCGGAGCGGTGTCTGCCGCCCGTCGGCCGGATCCTGTGACGCGGCCGAGACCTGCGACGGCACTTCGGACAGCTGCCCGCAGGACCGTTCCGCGCCGGACGGCACGCCCTGTGATGACGGCAACACCTGCACGCAGAACGAGACGTG
This portion of the Deltaproteobacteria bacterium genome encodes:
- a CDS encoding type II toxin-antitoxin system VapC family toxin produces the protein MRPHAPPPLPQPIGCGVPRRDPDVAAVQILVDTDILIDYFNAGDHSQRLDSPGTRVYYSIVTQKELLAKRGLSAAERRAIRIALGRFRLVPLSRAVTERYSLLRRQYPSLEKEDALVAATALVKRLPLMTRNWRHFRQIAGLTLYGGR